One genomic segment of Hordeum vulgare subsp. vulgare chromosome 2H, MorexV3_pseudomolecules_assembly, whole genome shotgun sequence includes these proteins:
- the LOC123429546 gene encoding probable leucine-rich repeat receptor-like protein kinase IMK3, translating into MPLRLGGNRAAALLLVLHCCCAPLLFPSPAAAAAHRHHPAGDGVVISEADRQGLQAIKQDLSDPRGFLRSWNDTGLGGACSGAWTGIKCVNGNVVAITLPWRGLAGTLSARGLGQLTQLRRLSLHDNAIAGAVPSSLGFLPDLRGLYLFNNRFSGAIPPEIGRCLALQSFDASSNLLTGVLPASIANSTKLIRLNLSRNAISGEVPAEVVGSSSLLFLDLSYNKLSGHIPDSFGGGSKAPSSSSRKEAVTGSYQLVFISLAHNSLDGPVPESLAGLSKLQELDLAGNNLDGSIPAQLGSLHDLTTLDLSGNELAGEIPESLANLTAKLQSFNVSYNNLSGAVPASLAQKFGPASFTGNILLCGYSASSPPCPVSPSPAPGATSQGATGRHGLRKFSTKELALIIAGIVIGVLILLSLCCLLLCLLTRKKKSSTSTGARSGKQSSSKDAAGAGAAAAAGRGEKPGASEAESGGDVGGKLVHFDGPLAFTADDLLCATAEIMGKSTYGTVYKATLEDGSLVAVKRLREKITKGQKEFEAEAAALGKVRHPNLLSLRAYYLGPKGEKLLVFDYIPRGSLSAFLHARAPNTPVDWATRMAIAKGTARGLAYLHDDMSITHGNLTGSNVLLDDDSSPKIADIGLSRLMTAAANSSVLAAAGALGYRAPELSKLKKASGKTDVYSLGVIILELLTGKSPADTTNGMDLPQWVGSIVKEEWTNEVFDLELMRDTAAGPEGDELMDTLKLALQCVEVSPSARPEAREVLRQLEEIRPGPEGGAAGPSEEGHVASASNE; encoded by the exons ATGCCGCTGCGGCTAGGCGGTAACCGCGCGGCCGCCCTGCTGCTCGTCCTGCACTGCTGCTGCGCTCCGCTCCTCTTCCCGTCGccggcagccgccgccgcccaccgccaCCATCCCGCCGGGGACGGCGTCGTGATCAGCGAGGCGGACCGGCAGGGCCTGCAGGCCATCAAGCAGGACCTCTCCGACCCCCGCGGCTTCCTCCGCTCCTGGAACGACACCGGCCTCGGCGGCGCCTGCTCGGGGGCCTGGACGGGGATCAAGTGCGTCAACGGCAACGTGGTCGCCATCACGCTCCCCTGGCGCGGCCTCGCCGGCACCCTCTCCGCGCGGGGGCTCGGCCAGCTCACCCAGCTCCGCCGCCTCAGCCTCCACGACAACGCCATCGCCGGGGCGGTCCCGAGCTCGCTCGGCTTCCTCCCCGACCTCCGCGGCCTCTACCTCTTCAACAACCGCTTCTCCGGCGCCATCCCGCCGGAGATCGGCCGCTGCCTCGCGCTGCAGTCGTTCGATGCGAGCAGTAACCTCCTCACCGGCGTCCTCCCGGCTTCGATTGCCAACTCCACCAAGCTCATCCGCCTCAACCTCAGCCGCAACGCCATCTCCGGCGAGGTCCCCGCGGAGGTCGTCGGCTCCTCGTCGCTCCTCTTCCTCGACCTCTCATACAACAAGCTCTCCGGCCACATCCCTGACTCTTTCGGGGGCGGCTCCAAGGCGCCGTCCTCGTCCTCGCGGAAAGAAGCCGTCACTGGGAGCTACCAGCTCGTCTTCATCAGCCTCGCGCACAACTCGCTCGACGGGCCGGTGCCGGAGTCGCTCGCCGGGCTCAGCAAGCTGCAGGAGCTGGACCTGGCCGGCAACAACCTCGACGGCTCCATCCCCGCCCAGTTGGGCTCGCTTCACGACCTCACGACGCTCGACCTCTCGGGCAACGAGCTCGCCGGGGAGATCCCGGAGAGCCTCGCAAACCTCACCGCTAAGCTCCAGTCCTTCAACGTCTCGTACAACAACCTCTCCGGTGCGGTGCCGGCCTCGCTCGCCCAGAAGTTTGGGCCCGCCTCCTTCACCGGTAACATACTGCTCTGCGGCTACTCTGCTTCTTCGCCGCCCTGTCCCGTGTCTCCGTCTCCGGCGCCGGGGGCAACCTCGCAAGGGGCAACCGGGCGCCACGGCCTCCGCAAGTTCAGCACCAAGGAGCTCGCATTGATCATCGCCGGGATCGTGATTGGTGTCCTCATCTTGCTGTCGCTCTGCTGCCTCCTGCTCTGTTTACTGACAAGGAAGAAGAAGTCCAGCACTAGCACTGGAGCACGGAGCGGGAAGCAGTCGTCAAGCAAGGACGCCGCCGGTGCCGGCGCCGCTGCAGCTGCTGGGCGAGGCGAGAAGCCGGGGGCATCCGAAGCGGAGTCCGGCGGCGACGTAGGTGGCAAACTGGTGCACTTCGACGGGCCGCTGGCGTTCACGGCCGACGACCTGCTGTGCGCCACCGCAGAGATCATGGGGAAGAGCACGTACGGCACGGTGTACAAGGCGACGCTGGAGGACGGCAGCCTGGTGGCCGTGAAGCGGCTGCGGGAGAAGATAACCAAGGGGCAGAAGGAGTtcgaggccgaggcggcggcgcTCGGCAAGGTCCGGCATCCCAACCTGCTCTCGCTCAGAGCCTACTACCTCGGCCCCAAGGGGGAGAAGCTGCTCGTCTTCGATTACATTCCCAGGGGCAGCCTCTCCGCCTTCTTGCACG CTCGAGCTCCCAACACGCCGGTGGACTGGGCGACGCGGATGGCGATCGCCAAGGGCACGGCCCGCGGGCTCGCGTACCTCCACGACGACATGAGCATCACCCACGGCAACCTCACCGGCAGCAACGTCCTCCTCGACGACGACTCGAGCCCCAAGATCGCCGACATCGGCCTGTCTCGCCTCATGACGGCCGCCGCCAACTCAAGCGTGCTCGCCGCGGCGGGTGCGCTGGGGTACCGCGCGCCGGAGCTGTCCAAGCTCAAGAAGGCGAGCGGCAAGACCGACGTGTACAGCCTCGGCGTCATCATCCTGGAGCTGCTCACCGGCAAGTCCCCCGCCGACACGACCAACGGCATGGACCTGCCGCAGTGGGTGGGGTCGATCGTGAAGGAGGAGTGGACCAACGAGGTGTTCGACCTGGAGCTGATGCGGGACACGGCCGCCGGCCCGGAGGGGGACGAGCTCATGGACACGCTCAAGCTGGCGCTGCAGTGCGTCGAGGTCTCGCCGTCGGCCAGGCCGGAGGCGCGGGAGGTGCTGCGGCAGCTCGAGGAGATTCGGCCTGGACCGGAGGGCGGCGCCGCCGGACCGAGCGAGGAAGGCCATGTTGCTTCTGCAAGCAACGAGTAG